From Bacteroidota bacterium:
ATACTGTGCGTAGCACTTATATCGGTCGAGGTACTGGCACAAAACGTTTTGGACGGTGCTTACATTAAAGAAAACACGCCTAAAAGACGCGTTATCCCTTATACATTTCTGCGTGAAGCGGATGTTGTTTGGTCGAGACGTATATGGAGGGTAATTGACCTTCGTGAGAAGATCAACCAGAGTTTTTATTATCCTGTTACACCTACCAACGAAAGAAAGGCGTTGATAGATGTGATACACACCGCTCTTATTGAGGGCCGCTTAACTGCTTACGGAAACCCTTTGTTTGACGATGAATTTAAAGTTCCTCTTACTAAAAGCGAAGTGGAAGGTATTTTTACAAAATGGGACAGTACAAACACAATCGAAGATCCTGAGACAGGTGAAATGAAGGTGGCCCCTATCAGAAAAGATATCGGCGCTGAGCAGACCAAACAATACATGCTTAAAGAGGATTGGTTCTTTGACAAACAGCGCTCGGTGCTGGATGTTCGTATCATAGGCATTTGCCCGATGACAGAAAAATTCAGTGAGGCTGGTGAGTTTGTAGGTTTCCAAAGGTTGTTCTGGATCTATTTCCCTGAGGCACGACCTGTATTTGCAAGCGCCGAAGTATATAACCGTCATAGTGATGAAGAGCGAAGAACGTATGAAGATATTTTCTGGAAACGCCAGTTCAGCAGTTATATATTTAAGGAAAGTAACGTGTATGATCGTACGATAGCCGAATACAAAAAAGGCCTGGATGCTTTACTTGAATCGGAAGATATTAAAGCTAAAATATTTAACTGGGAACACGATTTGTGGCACTTCTAAAATTTCCATAAACACACCATAATAAAAATCCCCTCAAAATTACATTTGAGGGGATTTTTGTTAAAGGATATATTTCAATTTCTGTATTGTTTATGCCACTTTTAGCCTGTTAATTGCTGAACGCTTCATTTTGGATTTGGCATATTCAAGGGTTATATGGAGATCTTTGGTTGCTTTATCTGATGGTACATCAAACATGGCATCCATCATAATAGCTTCACAAATAGAACGCAGGCCGCGTGCTCCCAGTTTGAATTCAAGCGCCTTTTCAACGATCAGGTCGAAAACGGCCTTATCAAATGTTAATTTCACACCGTCCAGCTCAAATAATTTCACGTATTGCTTAATGATCGAATTTTTAGGCTCTGTCAATATCTTACGCAATGTTTTCTGATCGAGCGAATTTAAATGTGTCACAACAGGTAAACGACCTATTAACTCGGGTATAAGTCCGAAACTACGCAGGTCCTGCGGTGATACATACTGAAGATAATTATTTCTATCCAGATCCTCGAGTCCTTTTTGAGCGCCGAAACCAAGGGTCTGACTTTGCAGGCGTTTGGCTATTTTACGATCGATCCCTTCAAAAGCTCCCCCGCACACAAATAATATATTGCGGGTGTTTACCTGTATCATTTTCTGATCAGGATGTTTACGGCCTCCCTGAGGGGGTACATTTACAAAAGAACCCTCAAGCAGCTTCAGCAAACCCTGCTGCACACCTTCACCTGATACATCACGGGTAATGGAAGGATTATCACTTTTACGGGATATCTTATCGATCTCATCAATAAAAACAATTCCACGTTCAGCGGCAGCCACATCATAATCGGCAGCCTGCAACAAACGGGTTAAAATACTTTCCACATCTTCACCTACATAACCCGCCTCTGTAAGCACTGTTGCATCGGCCATACAAAACGGGACATTAATAATACGGGCAATGGTACGGGCCAATAAGGTTTTACCGGTACCTGTCTCCCCCACCATTATAACATTCGACTTTTCAATTTCCACATCTTCCTCTGGTGTGGCCGCCTTTTGCGTAACGCGCTTATAATGATTATATACGGAAACCGACAGCACTTTTTTTGCATCCTCCTGTCCTATCACATACTCATCGAGATGCTTTTTTATTTCGGCCGGCTTTAATAAATTGATGGCTTTGTATAATGGGCTGCTGCTCCGTTCATTCAGTTCTTCTTTAACTAATTGCAGGGCCTGTTCAATACAACGGTCGCATATATGCCCGCGCTTACCGGCAATAAGTACAGTGGTATCCTGCTTATCGCGTTCGCAAAACGAACATTTCACTCCTCCCTTAGGTTCGGCCATTTGTTTGGAAAAAGTTATTTATTATTTGTTGTCAGTTGTTAGTGCACAGAATTATTTCCCTGTACGCTCGAGTATTTCATCGATCATGCCGTAATCTTTCGCTTCCTGGGCAGTCATCCAATAGTCACGATCAGAATCTTTGTATACTTTGTCAAAGTTCTGTCCTGAATGTTTCGCTATAATCTCGTACAGCTCTTTTTTCAATTTCTGAATTTCGCGGGCAGTAATCTCGATATCGGAAGCCTGTCCTTCGGCCCCTCCCAATGGCTGGTGGATCATTACACGTGAATGTTTAAGACTGGTACGCTTGCCCTTCTTTCCTGCACACATTAACACAGCCCCCATAGAGGCAGCCATACCTACACATATAGTTGCAACATCAGGAGCAATGTATTGCATGGTGTCATAAATACCCAAACCAGCATATACCGAACCTCCCGGTGAGTTGACA
This genomic window contains:
- the clpX gene encoding ATP-dependent Clp protease ATP-binding subunit ClpX; the encoded protein is MAEPKGGVKCSFCERDKQDTTVLIAGKRGHICDRCIEQALQLVKEELNERSSSPLYKAINLLKPAEIKKHLDEYVIGQEDAKKVLSVSVYNHYKRVTQKAATPEEDVEIEKSNVIMVGETGTGKTLLARTIARIINVPFCMADATVLTEAGYVGEDVESILTRLLQAADYDVAAAERGIVFIDEIDKISRKSDNPSITRDVSGEGVQQGLLKLLEGSFVNVPPQGGRKHPDQKMIQVNTRNILFVCGGAFEGIDRKIAKRLQSQTLGFGAQKGLEDLDRNNYLQYVSPQDLRSFGLIPELIGRLPVVTHLNSLDQKTLRKILTEPKNSIIKQYVKLFELDGVKLTFDKAVFDLIVEKALEFKLGARGLRSICEAIMMDAMFDVPSDKATKDLHITLEYAKSKMKRSAINRLKVA
- the gldN gene encoding gliding motility protein GldN, giving the protein MKNNVAKALIILCVALISVEVLAQNVLDGAYIKENTPKRRVIPYTFLREADVVWSRRIWRVIDLREKINQSFYYPVTPTNERKALIDVIHTALIEGRLTAYGNPLFDDEFKVPLTKSEVEGIFTKWDSTNTIEDPETGEMKVAPIRKDIGAEQTKQYMLKEDWFFDKQRSVLDVRIIGICPMTEKFSEAGEFVGFQRLFWIYFPEARPVFASAEVYNRHSDEERRTYEDIFWKRQFSSYIFKESNVYDRTIAEYKKGLDALLESEDIKAKIFNWEHDLWHF
- the clpP gene encoding ATP-dependent Clp endopeptidase proteolytic subunit ClpP — its product is MFPKDEFKKYAVKHLGISSSTLHNYMSIHDDYISPTVIEERQLNIASMDIFSRLMMDRIIFMGTGINDYVSNIIMGQLLFLESVDSKKDIQIYVNSPGGSVYAGLGIYDTMQYIAPDVATICVGMAASMGAVLMCAGKKGKRTSLKHSRVMIHQPLGGAEGQASDIEITAREIQKLKKELYEIIAKHSGQNFDKVYKDSDRDYWMTAQEAKDYGMIDEILERTGK